One Takifugu rubripes chromosome 19, fTakRub1.2, whole genome shotgun sequence genomic window carries:
- the fgd5b gene encoding FYVE, RhoGEF and PH domain-containing protein 5b, with amino-acid sequence MNPDSTKPSVAPKPRFDCHTTLKPPAPHMSTNRGPKPSLAPKPRPALQHNGNQGRCVNGRQLASSGEVEEEPEEDTLNKMVADTLLVEEELNSYILQSSQNHAQDVFCRTEDGDVEKEVVDNATQKMDDDWRLTGSKFAADSEGTVEMVELTEEMEGCDGGEALADTDGISMGDVSVGSIEVGASHNLKKGQEKLQTTEEDTGECIVDDFSESLTEDPGVLISNREAGFFLACKRGDNTVSGDTCDEPNVSHGAGPGRNLQNIRYYDFSPRKLQKSATMWKSEERVAACENYVEIFKSPCNNGIGPHQKYEAVMPQGLSPQTVEVFLDRLDCQPRVRLVSISVPVDADTSLTSSCSESREPLSPNDSDLSDPESHVGPSLDDTTDTEQDISEDHIYKDTGHASEGEGAFPFERRSAASRSWSLSRRLNNNVTEPQLGPRRYISGLEYPSMSSSPMLGSKQKNCAKPLYLSRYPRSISMEGQEASVYSYMEGSPKHRGAACLSGGFPRFSPSSSVLSTPASAVDIPPPFELAYITKRPITKSSPSLFVEDDASEKNRKKKSSIKHFLMLKFRRKTDSKSAVDVSASSFKSSSESVQHTSSRLLDPDRQALSSSPQPTSHYARPRLSHAPPSTFYNKGNGSAVAFLNRSIVRVESFEDRSRAPFIPLPLTKPRSISFPNTDTSDYENVPPISSDYENVQVPQRRPVRQVPFPEFFGRPARGLSSANETDGYVDMSSLPGFKGKTQQPVEETESAYTEAYKVCLLAAAPQAAPAGDVRGETTGEEDAGCTSDEEEGGSGSTYERQAGRSRAFYIAKELVDTERAHVNTLKLLQEDFREAMGAAVGEEGEPLLNEDRLREILNELPDIYTLHRRILNELENRIRHWDEQQRIADVFLSRTAEFLVFTTYIGHYDRSVSLLEDSCRASPALSAIVHQFEQSPAAQTVSLKHQLLQVIVRVAQYRLILTDYLNNLSPDSKEYEDTQAAVAAVSEIADQANDSLKDGENLLRLVNIEYSVRGQRELLQPGRVFVKEGTLMNVSRRSQQPRHLFLMNDVLLYTYPQQDGKYRLKNRLSLTGLKVSKPIIENVQNALRIEGTDISITLSASSFIEREDWFYTISRTVSEHAQSSAAFSSCPREARDPLRLCLGEKAPTLVPVSQVMMCMNCTSDFSLTLRRHHCHSCGRIVCRSCSRNRYPLKYMKDRMAKVCDHCYNELRKRADAPALSSQSSPRPHRSSRPLSAVFQNIHPPNIWRHRKGIVTFTQVTVSEEGSISGSLQRSKKSKRSWKRLWFLLKDKVLYTYRAQEEKVASETLPLLGFTVKPPDRQLSEEEEASIFRLYHKSTLYYTFKAADIHTAQRWVNAMEEATVL; translated from the exons ACAGCACCAAGCCTTCTGTTGCACCAAAGCCAAGGTTTGATTGTCACACTACTCTGAAGCCTCCCGCTCCCCATATGTCTACAAACAGGGGCCCAAAACCTTCGTTAGCACCAAAACCGAGACCGGCGCTACAACATAATGGCAACCAGGGACGATGCGTTAACGGCAGACAGTTGGCTTCCAgcggggaggtggaggaagagcctGAGGAGGACACCCTCAACAAAATGGTTGCAGACACTCTGCTAGTGGAGGAAGAATTGAACTCCTACATCCTCCAGTCATCGCAAAACCACGCTCAGGATGTCTTCTGCAGGACAGAGGACGGAGACGTGGAAAAGGAAGTGGTGGACAATGCGACTCAGAAGATGGATGATGACTGGAGACTGACTGGTAGCAAGTTCGCTGCTGACTCGGAGGGCACGGTGGAGATGGTTGAGCTGACGGAGGAAATGGAGGGTTGCGACGGCGGCGAGGCGCTCGCTGACACAGACGGCATCTCAATGGGAGATGTGTCTGTTGGGAGCATTGAGGTGGGAGCCAGTCATAACCTGAAGAAGGGACAGGAGAAGCTCCAAACGACGGAGGAGGACACAGGAGAATGCATCGTGGACGACTTCAGCGAGTCCCTCACAGAGGATCCTGGGGTCCTCATCAGCAACAGAGAAGCAGGTTTTTTTCTCGCCTGCAAGAGGGGCGACAACACTGTTTCTGGCGACACATGCGACGAGCCCAATGTCAGCCACGGAGCAGGACCGGGGAGAAACCTACAGAATATTCGTTATTATGACTTTAGTCCACGCAAACTCCAGAAATCTGCAACAATGTGGAAAAGTGAGGAACGGGTAGCAGCCTGTGAGAATTATGTGGAGATCTTTAAGAGCCCCTGCAACAATGGGATAGGTCCACACCAGAAATACGAGGCTGTCATGCCTCAGGGACTCAGTCCTCAGACAGTGGAGGTCTTTCTGGATCGTTTGGACTGCCAGCCGAGGGTCAGGCTGGTGTCCATCTCGGTGCCCGTGGACGCAGACACCTCGCTGACATCGTCATgctcagagagcagagagccgCTCTCTCCGAACGACTCGGACCTCTCGGACCCGGAGAGTCACGTGGGCCCCTCGTTGGACGACACAACCGACACGGAGCAGGACATCAGCGAGGATCATATCTACAAAGACACGGGACACGCATCTGAGGGTGAAGGTGCTTTTCCTTTTGAGAGGAGGTCAGCGGCGAGTCGCTCCTGGTCACTGTCGCGCCGCCTCAATAACAACGTGACTGAGCCGCAGTTGGGTCCGAGGCGGTACATCAGTGGTCTCGAGTATCCCTCCATGAGCAGCAGCCCCATGTTGGGTTCAAAGCAGAAGAACTGTGCAAAGCCTCTCTATCTGTCCCGTTACCCCCGCTCCATTTCCATGGAGGGACAAGAAGCCTCTGTCTACAGCTACATGGAAGGATCCCCAaaacacagaggtgctgcttGCTTGTCTGGGGGCTTTCCACGGTTCTCGCCCTCCTCGAGCGTCCTGTCCACCCCCGCGTCTGCTGTGGACATCCCTCCTCCGTTTGAACTGGCCTACATCACCAAGAGACCCATCACAAAGAGTTCCCCCTCGCTCTTTGTGGAAGATGACGCGTCAGAGaagaacaggaaaaagaaatcctcaATCAAGCACTTCTTGATGCTGAAGTTTAGACGGAAGACCGACAGCAAGTCTGCGGTGGACGTCAGCGCGTCCTCGTTCAAGTCATCCTCGGAGTCCGTCCAGCACAcgtccagcaggctgctggaTCCAGACAGACAGGCTCTAAGCAGCTCTCCACAACCGACCTCCCACTATGCCAGACCTCGTCTTTCGCACGCGCCACCTTCCACGTTCTACAACAAAGGCAATGGGAGCGCCGTGGCCTTTCTGAACCGCAGCATAGTCCGCGTGGAGTCCTTCGAGGACCGGTCCCGTGCCCCCTTCATCCCGCTCCCCCTGACCAAGCCTCGCTCCATCTCTTTTCCCAACACTGATACCTCAGACTACGAGAACGTTCCACCCATTAGCTCCGACTACGAGAACGTCCAGGTCCCACAGCGGAGGCCTGTGCGACAGGTGCCGTTTCCAGAGTTCTTTGGCCGTCCAGCACGGGGGCTGTCCTCCGCCAATGAGACAGACGGATATGTGGACATGAGCAGTCTCCCGGGGTTTAAGGGCAAAACCCAGCAGCCGGTCGAAGAAACAGAGAG TGCCTATACAGAAGCCTACAAAGTGTGTTTGTtggctgctgctccacaggCTGCCCCAGCGGGTGACGTCAGGGGAGAGACGACAGGTGAGGAAGATGCAGGATGCACTTCAGACGAGGAGGAGGGCGGCTCGGGCAGCACTTATGAAAGACAG GCTGGCCGCTCGAGGGCCTTTTACATCGCAAAAGAGCTGGTCGATACGGAGCGAGC ACACGTGAACACCCTAAAGCTTCTGCAGGAA GACTTTCGGGAAGCGATGGGAGCAGCGGTCGGTGAGGAGGGGGAACCTTTGTTAAATGAGGACAGGCTTCGAGAGATTCTCAATGAGCTGCCTGATATTTACACTCTGCACCGCAGAATCCTTAATGAGCTGGAGAATCGAATTCGACACTG GGACGAGCAGCAGAGGATTGCAGACGTTTTCCTATCCAGAACAGCGGAATTCTTGGTTTTCACCACTTATATTGGCCACTACGACAGGAGTGTGAGCCTGCTGGAGGACAGCTGCCGCGCTTCGCCCGCACTTTCAGCCATCGTTCACCAGTTTGAG cagaGTCCAGCAGCCCAGACTGTGTCCCTCAaacatcagctgctgcaggtgatcgTGCGGGTGGCTCAGTATCGCCTGATCCTCACTG ATTATCTGAATAACCTCTCCCCTGATTCCAAAGAATATGAAGACACACAAG ctgCGGTTGCTGCAGTGTCTGAAATAGCAGATCAGGCCAACGACAGCTTAAAAGACGGG GAAAACCTGCTGCGTCTGGTCAACATTGAGTACAGTGTCCGAGGCCagagggagctgctgcagcctggcagG GTCTTTGTGAAGGAGGGAACCCTGATGAATGTCAGCAGGAGAAGCCAGCAGCCGCGCCACCTCTTTCTG ATGAATGATGTGCTGCTGTACACGTACCCTCAGCAGGATGGAAAATACAGACTCAAGAACCGTCTGTCCCTCACTGGGCTCAAG gtCAGCAAACCCATCATAGAAAATGTCCAAAATGCACTGAGAATCGAAGGAACAGATATTTCCATCACGCTGTCAGCCAG CTCCTTCATTGAAAGAGAGGACTGGTTTTACACTATAAGTCGCACCGTGTCTGAACACGCCCAAAGTTCTGCAGCATTCAGCAGCTGTCCTAGGGAG GCCAGAGATCCCCTACGCTTGTGTCTGGGAGAGAAGGCCCCAACGCTGGTTCCAGTGTCGCAGGTGATGATGTGCATGAACTGCACCTCAGACTTCAGCCTCACTCTTCGCAGACACCACTGCCACAGCTGCGGACGG ATTGTGTGCCGGAGCTGCTCCAGGAACAGATATCCTCTGAAATACATGAAAGACCGCATGGCCAAAGTGTGCGATCACTGTTACAACGAGCTGAGGAAGAGAG CCGATGCTCCCGCGCTGTCCAGCCAAAGcagcccccgcccccaccgctccagtCGACCTCTCTCTGCCGTTTTCCAAAACATTCATCCTCCGAACATCTGGAGACATCGGAAAGGCATCGTGACCTTCACCCAG GTGACCGTGTCAGAGGAAGGGTCCATTAGCGGCAGCCTGCAGCGCAGCAAGAAGAGCAAGCGGAGCTGGAAGCGGCTGTGGTTCCTCCTGAAGGACAAGGTCCTTTACACCTACAGAGCTCAAGAG GAGAAAGTCGCTTCTGAGACTTTGCCTCTGCTGGGGTTCACAGTGAAGCCCCCCGACAGGCAGctcagcgaggaagaggaggccagcATCTTCCGGCTTTACCACAAAAGTACTTTATACTACACTTTTAAAGCCGCCGACATCCACACAGCCCAGAG GTGGGTCAACGCCATGGAGGAGGCCACAGTTTTATAG
- the prkcda gene encoding protein kinase C, delta a isoform X2 has product MAPFLRIAFSSYELGVLPPLADPPFCAIKLKEALTTERGKTLVQRKPTMYPAWKASFDAHIYEGRVLEVLLMKTAEEPLAEVSVGVSVLAERCKKANGRAEFWVDLHPSGKVMMVVQYFLEGGDTESKHSVKEEEAPTLNRRRGAIKQAKIHFIKNHEFIATFFRQPTFCSVCREFVWGLNKQGYKCRQCNAAIHKKCIDKIIGRCTGTAANSRDTVFQKERFKIDMPHRFKSHNYMSPTFCDHCGSLLWGLVKQGLKCEDCAMNVHHKCQDKVANLCGINQKLLAEALTQVSQKSSTRRSDPCLPNLPDIGIYDEVSKLAELDINGPTGTYGQIWQGTSPRPQSRITHLTRLNVDSFVFHKVLGKGSFGKVLLAELKGRGEYFAVKALKKDVVLMDDDVECTMVEKRVLALAWENPFLTHLYSTFQTKEHLFFVMEYLNGGDLMFHIQEKGRFDLHRATFYSAEISCGLQFLHSKGIIYRDLKLDNVMLDYEGHIKIADFGMCKENVFGENRATTFCGTPDYIAPEILLGQKYSFSVDWWSFGVLLYEMLIGQSPFHGDDEDELFESIRMDTPHYPRWINKEAKDLIERFFERDPTRRLGIVGDIRLHPFFKMIDWPALERREVEPPFKPKVKAPNDCSNFDREFLCEKPCLSYSEKNFIDSMDQSAFSGFSFINPKMEHLLDK; this is encoded by the exons ATGGCTCCTTTCCTGAGGATTGCCTTCAGTTCCTACGAGCTGGGTGTCTTGCCTCCACTGGCTGATCCTCCCTTCTGTGCCATCAAACTAAAGGAGGCCTTAAcgactg AAAGAGGTAAAACCTTGGTCCAGAGGAAGCCCACCATGTACCCTGCCTGGAAAGCCAGTTTTGATGCACATATCTATGAGGGTCGTgtgctggaggtgctgctgatgaaaacagcagaggagccGCTGGCGGAGGTCTCGGTCGGGGTGTCTGTCCTTGCAGAGCGGTGTAAAAAAGCTAACGGGCGCGCTGAGTTCTGG GTGGATCTTCATCCTTCtgggaaggtgatgatggtggtgcaGTATTTCCTAGAAGGAGGAGACACGG AGAGCAAACATTCTGTAAAGGAGGAAGAGGCCCCCACCCTGAACCGTAGGCGAGGGGCCatcaagcaggccaagatccacTTCATAAAGAACCACGAGTTCATCGCCACCTTCTTCAGGCAGCCCACTTTCTGCTCCGTGTGCAGAGAATTTGTCTG GGGACTTAACAAGCAAGGCTACAAATGCAGAC AATGCAATGCAGCCATCCACAAGAAATGCATAGACAAAATCATCGGCAGATGCACCGGTACTGCGGCCAACAGTCGGGATACTGTG TTCCAGAAGGAGCGCTTCAAAATCGACATGCCGCACCGCTTCAAGTCGCACAACTACATGAGTCCCACTTTCTGCGACCACTGTGGGAGCCTGCTGTGGGGTCTGGTCAAGCAGGGCCTCAAGTGTGAAG atTGTGCAATGAACGTCCATCATAAGTGTCAAGACAAAGTAGCCAATCTTTGTGGGATCAACCAGAAACTTCTGGCTGAAGCACTTACACAAGTCAGCCAG AAATCCTCCACCCGTCGTTCTGACCCCTGCCTGCCCAACCTTCCTGATATCGGAATCTACGATGAAGTTAGCAAGCTTGCTGAGCTGGACATCAATG GACCCACAGGAACCTATGGTCAAATTTGGCAGGGGACCAGCCCACGACCGCAGTCTCGCATCACTCATCTGACCCGCCTCAATGTGGACAGCTTTGTCTTCCACAAGGTCTTGGGAAAAGGCAGCTTTGGCAAG GTTCTCCTAGCGGAGCTGAAGGGTCGCGGAGAGTACTTTGCGGTGAAGGCGCTTAAAAAAGACGTGGTTCTGATGGACGACGATGTGGAGTGCACTATGGTGGAAAAGAGAGTCCTGGCTCTAGCCTGGGAAAACCCTTTCCTCACGCACCTTTACTCAACATTCCAGACCAAG GAACATCTGTTCTTCGTTATGGAGTATTTGAATGGAGGAGACCTGATGTTTCACATACAGGAGAAGGGCCGTTTTGACCTCCATAGAGCCAC GTTCTACTCAGCTGAGATCAGCTGCGGGCTCCAGTTTTTACACTCCAAAGGGATCATCTACAG AGACTTAAAGTTAGACAATGTGATGCTGGACTACGAGGGACACATAAAGATTGCAGATTTTGGCATGTgcaaggaaaatgtgtttggagAGAATCGTGCTACGACCTTCTGCGGCACTCCTGACTACATTGCTCCAGAG ATCCTGCTGGGACAGAAATACTCCTTCTCTGTTGACTGGTGGTCATTCGGAGTGCTGCTGTATGAAATGCTGATTGGTCAGTCACCGTTCCACggagatgatgaggatgagttGTTTGAGTCCATCCGCATGGATACTCCCCATTACCCTCGCTGGATCAACAAGGAGGCCAAGGACCTGATTGAGCGG TTCTTTGAGAGGGACCCCACTCGCAGACTAGGGATTGTGGGTGACATCCGTTTACATCCCTTCTTTAAGATGATTGACTGGCCAGccttggagaggagagaggttGAACCCCCCTTCAAGCCCAAAGTG AAAGCACCAAACGACTGCAGCAACTTTGATCGTGAGTTCCTCTGTGAGAAGCCGTGTCTCTCCTACAGTGAGAAGAACTTCATTGACTCCATGGATCAGTCAGCATTCTCTGGGTTTTCCTTCATCAACCCAAAGATGGAGCATCTTTTAGACAAGTGA
- the prkcda gene encoding protein kinase C, delta a isoform X1 gives MAPFLRIAFSSYELGVLPPLADPPFCAIKLKEALTTERGKTLVQRKPTMYPAWKASFDAHIYEGRVLEVLLMKTAEEPLAEVSVGVSVLAERCKKANGRAEFWVDLHPSGKVMMVVQYFLEGGDTESKHSVKEEEAPTLNRRRGAIKQAKIHFIKNHEFIATFFRQPTFCSVCREFVWGLNKQGYKCRQCNAAIHKKCIDKIIGRCTGTAANSRDTVFQKERFKIDMPHRFKSHNYMSPTFCDHCGSLLWGLVKQGLKCEDCAMNVHHKCQDKVANLCGINQKLLAEALTQVSQKSSTRRSDPCLPNLPDIGIYDEVSKLAELDINAGPTGTYGQIWQGTSPRPQSRITHLTRLNVDSFVFHKVLGKGSFGKVLLAELKGRGEYFAVKALKKDVVLMDDDVECTMVEKRVLALAWENPFLTHLYSTFQTKEHLFFVMEYLNGGDLMFHIQEKGRFDLHRATFYSAEISCGLQFLHSKGIIYRDLKLDNVMLDYEGHIKIADFGMCKENVFGENRATTFCGTPDYIAPEILLGQKYSFSVDWWSFGVLLYEMLIGQSPFHGDDEDELFESIRMDTPHYPRWINKEAKDLIERFFERDPTRRLGIVGDIRLHPFFKMIDWPALERREVEPPFKPKVKAPNDCSNFDREFLCEKPCLSYSEKNFIDSMDQSAFSGFSFINPKMEHLLDK, from the exons ATGGCTCCTTTCCTGAGGATTGCCTTCAGTTCCTACGAGCTGGGTGTCTTGCCTCCACTGGCTGATCCTCCCTTCTGTGCCATCAAACTAAAGGAGGCCTTAAcgactg AAAGAGGTAAAACCTTGGTCCAGAGGAAGCCCACCATGTACCCTGCCTGGAAAGCCAGTTTTGATGCACATATCTATGAGGGTCGTgtgctggaggtgctgctgatgaaaacagcagaggagccGCTGGCGGAGGTCTCGGTCGGGGTGTCTGTCCTTGCAGAGCGGTGTAAAAAAGCTAACGGGCGCGCTGAGTTCTGG GTGGATCTTCATCCTTCtgggaaggtgatgatggtggtgcaGTATTTCCTAGAAGGAGGAGACACGG AGAGCAAACATTCTGTAAAGGAGGAAGAGGCCCCCACCCTGAACCGTAGGCGAGGGGCCatcaagcaggccaagatccacTTCATAAAGAACCACGAGTTCATCGCCACCTTCTTCAGGCAGCCCACTTTCTGCTCCGTGTGCAGAGAATTTGTCTG GGGACTTAACAAGCAAGGCTACAAATGCAGAC AATGCAATGCAGCCATCCACAAGAAATGCATAGACAAAATCATCGGCAGATGCACCGGTACTGCGGCCAACAGTCGGGATACTGTG TTCCAGAAGGAGCGCTTCAAAATCGACATGCCGCACCGCTTCAAGTCGCACAACTACATGAGTCCCACTTTCTGCGACCACTGTGGGAGCCTGCTGTGGGGTCTGGTCAAGCAGGGCCTCAAGTGTGAAG atTGTGCAATGAACGTCCATCATAAGTGTCAAGACAAAGTAGCCAATCTTTGTGGGATCAACCAGAAACTTCTGGCTGAAGCACTTACACAAGTCAGCCAG AAATCCTCCACCCGTCGTTCTGACCCCTGCCTGCCCAACCTTCCTGATATCGGAATCTACGATGAAGTTAGCAAGCTTGCTGAGCTGGACATCAATG CAGGACCCACAGGAACCTATGGTCAAATTTGGCAGGGGACCAGCCCACGACCGCAGTCTCGCATCACTCATCTGACCCGCCTCAATGTGGACAGCTTTGTCTTCCACAAGGTCTTGGGAAAAGGCAGCTTTGGCAAG GTTCTCCTAGCGGAGCTGAAGGGTCGCGGAGAGTACTTTGCGGTGAAGGCGCTTAAAAAAGACGTGGTTCTGATGGACGACGATGTGGAGTGCACTATGGTGGAAAAGAGAGTCCTGGCTCTAGCCTGGGAAAACCCTTTCCTCACGCACCTTTACTCAACATTCCAGACCAAG GAACATCTGTTCTTCGTTATGGAGTATTTGAATGGAGGAGACCTGATGTTTCACATACAGGAGAAGGGCCGTTTTGACCTCCATAGAGCCAC GTTCTACTCAGCTGAGATCAGCTGCGGGCTCCAGTTTTTACACTCCAAAGGGATCATCTACAG AGACTTAAAGTTAGACAATGTGATGCTGGACTACGAGGGACACATAAAGATTGCAGATTTTGGCATGTgcaaggaaaatgtgtttggagAGAATCGTGCTACGACCTTCTGCGGCACTCCTGACTACATTGCTCCAGAG ATCCTGCTGGGACAGAAATACTCCTTCTCTGTTGACTGGTGGTCATTCGGAGTGCTGCTGTATGAAATGCTGATTGGTCAGTCACCGTTCCACggagatgatgaggatgagttGTTTGAGTCCATCCGCATGGATACTCCCCATTACCCTCGCTGGATCAACAAGGAGGCCAAGGACCTGATTGAGCGG TTCTTTGAGAGGGACCCCACTCGCAGACTAGGGATTGTGGGTGACATCCGTTTACATCCCTTCTTTAAGATGATTGACTGGCCAGccttggagaggagagaggttGAACCCCCCTTCAAGCCCAAAGTG AAAGCACCAAACGACTGCAGCAACTTTGATCGTGAGTTCCTCTGTGAGAAGCCGTGTCTCTCCTACAGTGAGAAGAACTTCATTGACTCCATGGATCAGTCAGCATTCTCTGGGTTTTCCTTCATCAACCCAAAGATGGAGCATCTTTTAGACAAGTGA
- the rft1 gene encoding protein RFT1 homolog, whose amino-acid sequence MSSEDVLKNATTLASYNVLLQVMFRVLTFLLNAFTLRFVSKELIGVVNVRLTLLYSTLVFLSREAFRRACLSGVSGSNYSWRQVINLLWLTLPLSVVWAALLVWVWLWLLEVPDPQSVPHYGSAVVLFALSGVQELLAEPLWVLAQAHMFVRLKVVAESLAMVAKCSVTVVLVVLAPKWGLYIFSAAHLLYTGSLVLCYVIYFIKFLGSEEAAKKRFPLHHVGDLLPSRANGEPLVDWTLARLTWSFFKQSFLKQILTEGERYVMTFLNVLSFGDQGVYDIINNLGSMVARFIFLPIEESFYIFFAKVLERGCDVRRQKQEEVAMAAEVLECLLKLVLVIGLVIAVFGYAFSHLALDIYGGSLLSSGAGPGLLRCYSGYVLLLAINGVTECFVFAAMSQEEVDKYNLVMLALSVSFLFLSYVLTWWAGAVGFILANCLNMGFRILHSLLYIHGYFQASPWKPLRGLRPSPLLMLALGASAAVTALSEGVFCCDRGWTMRLVHVGVGAACLLGVFAAVLLTETRLVQFVRTQLLPRYSKKHT is encoded by the exons ATGAGTTCAGAAGACGTTCTGAAGAACGCGACTACGCTCGCGTCTTATAACGTGTTACTACAG GTGATGTTCCGTGTCCTCACTTTTTTACTGAACGCATTCACGCTGCGGTTCGTGTCCAAAGAGCTGATCGGTGTGGTTAATGTCAG ACTGACACTGCTGTACTCCACATTAGTATTTTTATCCAGAGAGGCATTCCGTAGAGCCTGTTTGAGTGGGGTATCTGGGAGCAACTACAGCTGGAGACAAGTCATCAACCTGCTGTGGCTGAC ATTGCCTCTGAGTGTGGTGTGGGCTGCCCTGCTGGTCTGGGTGTGGCTGTGGCTCCTGGAGGTTCCTGACCCCCAAAGTGTCCCCCACTATGGCTCTGCTGTGGTCTTGTTTGCCCTGTCAGGGGTGCAGGAGCTCCTGGCTGAGCCCCTCTGGGTCCTGGCTCAGGCTCACATGTTCGTCAGGCTGAAGGTGGTCGCTGAGAGCTTAGCGATGGTTGCTAAGTGCAGCGTAACTGTTGTCCTGGTGGTGCTGGCCCCTAAATGGGGCCTTTACattttttctgctgctcat TTGCTATACACAGGGTCACTGGTACTCTGCTAtgtgatttatttcattaaattcTTGGGCTCTGAGGAGGCAGCCAAGAAGAGGTTTCCTCTGCACCATGTTGGAGATCTTTTGCCTTCCAGAGCTAATGGAGAG CCTCTGGTTGACTGGACTCTGGCCCGGCTCACGTGGAGCTTCTTTAAGCAGTCCTTCCTGAAGCAGATCCTGACAGAAGGCGAGCGCTATGTCATGACCTTTTTGAACGTTCTCAGCTTTGGAGACCAGGGTGTCTACGACATCATCAACAACCTGGGCTCCATGGTGGCCCGCTTCATCTTCCTGCCCATTGAGGAAAGCTTCTACATCTTCTTTGCTAAAGTCCTGGAGAGAGGATGTGAtgtcagaagacagaaacag gaagaggttgccatggcagctgAGGTCCTGGAGTGCCTGCTAAAGCTGGTGCTGGTGATCGGTCTGGTCATCGCAGTGTTTGGCTATGCCTTTTCTCACTTGGCCCTGGACATTTATGGTGGATCTCTGCTGAGCAGTGGTGCAG GACCCGGTTTGCTGAGATGCTACAGCGGCTACGTCCTCCTGCTCGCCATCAACGGTGTAACAGAGTGTTTCGTATTTGCTGCTATGAGCCAAGAAGAGGTTGACAA gtatAATCTGGTGATGCTGGCTCTGTCCGtgtccttcctgttcctgtcctaTGTGCTGACATGGTGGGCCGGTGCCGTGGGCTTCATACTGGCAAATTGCCTCAACATGGGCTTCAGAATCCTGCACAGTCTGCTTTACATACACGGCTACTTCCAGGCCAGTCCATGGAAACCTCTGAGAGGCCTCCGGCCCTCCCCGCTGCTGATGCTGGCGCTCGGCGCCAGCGCCGCCGTCACAGCACTGTCTGAG GGTGTTTTCTGCTGTGACCGAGGCTGGACCATGAGGTTGGTTCACGTCGGCGTGGGAGCTGCCTGTCTCCTCGGCGTGTTTGCGGCTGTTCTGCTGACAGAAACTCGGCTCGTTCAGTTTGTCAGGACTCAGCTTTTGCCCCGATACTCCAAAAAACACACGTGA
- the mustn1a gene encoding musculoskeletal embryonic nuclear protein 1a has translation MSDPSQEGDGQLQRPEVRKEDLTQATNKLGLTGPPKSKTIQVMEECERSGTAAPSVFGGRKSGTDTRAAPAVRK, from the exons ATGTCTGAT CCCAGTCAGGAAGGAGACGGACAACTCCAGCGCCCAGAGGTAAGGAAAGAGGATCTGACCCAAGCCACAAACAAATTGGGCTTGACTGGACCTCCGAAGAGCAAGACCATTCAAGTAATGGAGGAATGCG AGAGATCGGGTACAGCAGCGCCATCTGTGTTTGGCGGCAGGAAGTCTGGAACAGACACACGCGCAGCTCCAGCAGTCCGGAAGTAG